One Aerococcus urinaeequi DNA segment encodes these proteins:
- a CDS encoding O-acetylhomoserine aminocarboxypropyltransferase/cysteine synthase family protein — protein MTKDYKIETQAIHAAQTIDETGSRAVPLHQTTAYVFDDVAQGANRFALAEGGNIYTRITNPTQGVFEGRVAALEGGSAGLAVASGMAAITYAIQVLAKAGDHIVATANLYGGSHNLFEHTFKDFGIDVTIVDTSDLANVDQAIQDNTKAVFVETIGNPAGNIEDISGLAEVAHKHGIPLIVDNTFATPYLARPIEHGADIVVHSATKFIGGHGTSIGGVIVESGQFDWKQNDKFPGLSQADPTYNDLVFADAFGPAAYTTKIRATLLRDTGASISPFNAWLLVQGLESLHVRMDRHVENAEKVATFLAQHDKVEWVDYAGLESSPYYSLKEKYLPLGAGSIFTFGVKGGYEGGVKFIENLELFSLLANVGDAKSLVVHPASMTHSQLTEEELAEGGIKPETIRLSIGIENVDDIIADLDKALAAI, from the coding sequence ATGACAAAAGACTATAAAATTGAGACACAAGCCATTCACGCTGCCCAAACGATTGATGAAACAGGGTCACGCGCTGTTCCTTTACACCAAACAACAGCTTATGTTTTTGATGATGTAGCGCAGGGTGCTAATCGTTTTGCCTTAGCAGAAGGTGGCAATATTTATACGCGAATCACAAATCCTACTCAGGGCGTCTTTGAAGGTAGAGTGGCTGCTTTAGAAGGCGGTTCAGCTGGTTTGGCTGTCGCTTCGGGTATGGCCGCTATTACTTATGCTATTCAAGTTTTAGCTAAAGCAGGAGACCATATTGTAGCGACAGCTAACCTATATGGCGGAAGCCACAACTTATTTGAACATACTTTCAAGGACTTCGGTATCGATGTGACGATAGTAGATACGAGTGATTTAGCGAATGTAGACCAAGCTATTCAAGACAATACCAAGGCTGTATTTGTAGAAACAATCGGCAATCCGGCTGGAAATATTGAAGATATTAGTGGCTTAGCTGAAGTAGCACATAAGCATGGTATTCCATTAATCGTTGATAATACTTTTGCAACACCTTATCTAGCGCGACCTATTGAACATGGTGCAGATATCGTTGTCCATTCAGCGACTAAATTTATTGGTGGTCACGGTACGTCAATCGGTGGGGTAATTGTAGAAAGTGGACAGTTTGACTGGAAACAAAATGATAAGTTCCCAGGTTTAAGTCAAGCAGATCCAACTTATAATGATCTTGTTTTCGCAGATGCCTTTGGCCCAGCAGCATATACTACAAAAATTCGTGCGACGCTATTACGTGATACTGGGGCTTCAATTTCACCTTTCAATGCTTGGTTATTAGTTCAAGGCTTAGAGTCATTACATGTACGTATGGATCGTCATGTTGAAAATGCAGAGAAAGTGGCTACATTCTTAGCACAACACGACAAAGTAGAATGGGTTGATTATGCGGGATTAGAAAGTAGCCCATATTATAGCTTAAAAGAAAAATACTTACCTCTAGGGGCAGGTTCAATCTTTACCTTTGGTGTTAAAGGTGGCTATGAAGGTGGGGTCAAATTCATTGAAAATCTAGAACTATTCTCTCTATTAGCGAATGTTGGAGATGCTAAATCATTAGTGGTTCACCCGGCTTCAATGACCCATAGTCAGTTAACTGAAGAAGAACTAGCTGAAGGTGGCATTAAACCTGAAACAATCCGTTTGTCTATCGGAATTGAAAATGTGGATGATATCATAGCTGACTTAGATAAAGCATTAGCTGCGATTTAA
- a CDS encoding DUF2798 domain-containing protein, which translates to MPTNKKEGIIFTTLMCFLMVLGMSIYNLLLHNDLSLVSLLTGLVPGFIVAFILDSFVVGVVAKKIAFKLPINKQSKLQLIVTISCLMIIGMVSFMSMFGILIEGGIPANLGATYLHTWGMNFIVALPYQLLIVGPISRFVLGGIQASSQVENDA; encoded by the coding sequence TTGCCAACAAATAAAAAAGAAGGAATTATCTTCACAACACTGATGTGCTTTTTAATGGTTTTAGGAATGAGTATCTACAATCTACTTTTACATAATGATTTATCATTAGTTTCCTTGCTAACAGGATTGGTTCCTGGATTCATAGTAGCTTTTATCTTAGATTCATTTGTCGTAGGTGTTGTTGCGAAGAAGATCGCCTTTAAATTACCAATCAATAAACAAAGTAAACTACAATTAATCGTGACAATTTCATGTCTAATGATTATTGGTATGGTCAGCTTTATGTCCATGTTTGGAATTTTAATCGAAGGAGGTATCCCAGCTAATCTGGGAGCTACTTACCTACATACGTGGGGGATGAACTTCATAGTAGCTCTACCTTACCAATTATTAATTGTGGGGCCGATTTCTCGATTTGTTTTAGGAGGAATCCAAGCCAGTTCTCAAGTAGAAAATGATGCATAA
- a CDS encoding IS6-like element IS1216 family transposase, with protein sequence MKPFKGKQFQQDVIIVAVGYYLRYNLSYREVQEILYDRGINVSHTTIYRWVQEYGKLLYQIWKKKNKKSFYSWKMDETYIKIKGKWHYLYRAIDADGLTLDIWLRKKRDTQAAYAFLKRLVKQFDEPKVVVTDKAPSITSAFKKLKEYGGFYQGTEHRTIKYLNNLIEQDHRPVKRRNKFYRSLRTASTTIKGMEAIRGLYKKTRKEGTLFGFSVCTEIKVLLGIPA encoded by the coding sequence ATGAAACCTTTTAAAGGAAAGCAATTTCAGCAGGATGTGATTATTGTAGCCGTGGGCTACTATCTTCGTTATAACCTTAGCTATCGTGAAGTTCAAGAAATCTTATATGATCGTGGCATTAACGTTTCTCATACGACGATTTATCGTTGGGTGCAAGAATATGGCAAACTACTCTATCAAATTTGGAAAAAGAAAAATAAAAAATCCTTTTATTCATGGAAAATGGATGAAACGTACATCAAAATTAAAGGAAAATGGCATTATTTGTATCGAGCCATCGATGCAGATGGTTTAACCTTGGATATTTGGTTACGTAAAAAACGGGACACACAAGCAGCCTATGCTTTTCTTAAGCGGTTAGTGAAGCAGTTTGATGAACCGAAGGTTGTAGTCACAGATAAAGCCCCCTCTATTACAAGTGCCTTTAAGAAACTAAAAGAATACGGCGGCTTTTATCAAGGGACAGAACATCGTACCATTAAATACCTGAATAATTTGATTGAACAAGACCATCGTCCAGTAAAGAGACGCAATAAATTCTATCGAAGTTTACGCACTGCCTCTACCACGATTAAAGGCATGGAAGCCATTCGAGGATTATATAAGAAAACCCGAAAAGAAGGCACTCTCTTCGGGTTTTCGGTCTGTACTGAAATCAAGGTATTATTGGGAATCCCAGCTTAA
- a CDS encoding Rrf2 family transcriptional regulator: MKHSVKFSDAIHILVYIEMLQGTDLSSEVIAKSVNANPVSVRRIMSSLKKADLITSQSGKANPKLSRDPKNISFYDIYQAIDEEQQIFRVDEKTAPACIVGGNIQGVLAEKYNQLQRSVELEMQQINLRDIIHSVSQSANQSELNDEETKQILQRFL, from the coding sequence ATGAAACATTCAGTAAAGTTTAGTGATGCTATTCATATTCTAGTTTATATCGAGATGCTTCAAGGCACAGACTTATCTAGTGAAGTGATTGCCAAAAGTGTGAATGCTAATCCCGTTTCTGTTAGACGCATTATGAGTAGCCTAAAAAAGGCCGACCTAATTACTAGCCAATCTGGTAAGGCAAATCCAAAATTAAGTAGAGATCCCAAAAATATTTCTTTTTATGATATTTATCAAGCTATTGATGAAGAACAGCAAATATTCCGTGTAGATGAGAAAACAGCACCAGCCTGTATCGTAGGTGGTAATATCCAGGGTGTTTTAGCGGAAAAATATAATCAATTGCAACGTAGCGTCGAATTGGAGATGCAGCAAATCAACTTAAGAGATATTATCCATTCGGTCTCTCAAAGTGCCAATCAATCTGAATTAAACGACGAAGAAACCAAGCAAATACTTCAACGATTTTTATAA
- a CDS encoding neutral zinc metallopeptidase yields MKWQGRKRSGNVKDLRGQNTGSGGLGGLGQGRSGGRIPIQLPGGRGTSTGGRSLGCGSIILMLILFFVFGGSSLLGGNQSSSSNNQSSDQTSQVDVQLPGQMESNTQIQANPNSQVSLPETGSTDSDTVTEDELAEFVSVILYDTEEYWTQAFSEAGYTYKNPDLVIFEDAVNSSCGYNTSEVGPFYCPTDETIYIDLDFYNQLVKNYGGGGDFAMAYVIAHEVGHHVQQQLGLSDQVRQIQSEVGQTEQNQWTVRMELQADYLAGVWAHNVVENDWMEAGDLEEGLNAAYHIGDDVLQEKAYGHTMPDSFTHGTAEQRQKWFKKGLEAGDLSQWDTYNIDYSSL; encoded by the coding sequence ATGAAATGGCAAGGGCGCAAACGTAGTGGTAATGTAAAAGACTTGCGTGGTCAAAACACGGGAAGTGGTGGATTAGGTGGTTTGGGACAAGGGCGGTCCGGAGGAAGAATACCTATTCAGCTTCCAGGTGGTCGTGGGACTTCAACTGGAGGTAGAAGCTTAGGTTGCGGTTCGATTATTTTAATGTTGATTCTATTCTTTGTATTTGGTGGGTCATCTTTATTAGGTGGCAACCAGTCTAGTTCAAGTAATAATCAATCGAGCGATCAAACCAGTCAGGTAGATGTACAATTACCAGGACAAATGGAATCGAATACGCAAATTCAAGCAAATCCTAATAGTCAAGTCAGTTTACCAGAGACTGGATCCACAGATAGTGACACAGTTACTGAAGATGAGTTGGCTGAATTTGTTTCTGTTATTCTTTATGATACCGAAGAGTATTGGACACAAGCATTTTCTGAAGCTGGATATACATATAAGAATCCAGACCTGGTCATCTTTGAGGATGCTGTGAATTCATCTTGTGGGTATAACACATCTGAAGTTGGACCTTTCTATTGCCCAACGGATGAAACTATTTATATCGACTTAGATTTCTATAATCAACTTGTTAAAAATTATGGAGGCGGTGGTGATTTTGCTATGGCCTATGTGATCGCCCATGAAGTAGGGCACCATGTTCAACAGCAACTAGGCCTTTCCGATCAGGTTCGACAAATTCAGTCTGAAGTTGGTCAAACTGAACAAAATCAATGGACTGTACGGATGGAATTACAAGCTGACTATCTTGCTGGTGTATGGGCCCATAACGTCGTTGAGAATGATTGGATGGAAGCAGGGGACCTTGAAGAAGGATTAAACGCAGCTTATCACATTGGTGATGACGTCTTGCAAGAAAAAGCTTATGGCCATACGATGCCCGACTCTTTCACCCATGGTACTGCTGAGCAACGGCAAAAATGGTTTAAGAAAGGGTTAGAAGCAGGCGACTTGTCACAATGGGATACTTATAATATAGACTACAGTAGCCTATAA
- a CDS encoding YwbE family protein: MNEGNKRSNIQIGSQVKIVQKQDQRSGKLTEGIVSKILTNSQNHPHGIKVMLEDGTVGRVKEIL, translated from the coding sequence ATGAACGAAGGTAATAAAAGAAGTAATATTCAAATTGGTAGCCAGGTAAAAATTGTTCAAAAACAGGACCAACGATCTGGAAAATTAACAGAGGGTATTGTGAGTAAAATCCTGACAAACTCTCAAAACCATCCACATGGTATTAAAGTCATGCTAGAAGATGGCACCGTTGGCCGAGTAAAGGAAATATTATAA
- a CDS encoding SDR family oxidoreductase yields the protein MKYLVTGATGAFGGLALDKLKTLVPVSDIHILARSEEKAAPLAEAGYTVHIGDYLDKASLKAAFTGIDRLLLVSSAPGTRQEEHQNAIDAAKEAGVSFITYTSFANADQSSADLATDHRYTEKAIKASGIPFTILRNNWYLENELPLVGAALNSGKLLYTAENDKAGWALRREYAEAAAIVLAGEKTFPEILELSGKPVDYATLTKALAEATGKEIAPLETNDEAFVKNLTDNQLPEPVAGFFLAIQRDIKNGVLDVQSDDFEKVLGNPLTPLVDAFKELLQ from the coding sequence ATGAAATATTTAGTAACTGGCGCAACAGGTGCCTTTGGTGGGCTTGCATTAGACAAATTAAAAACATTAGTTCCCGTATCAGATATCCACATCTTAGCACGAAGCGAAGAAAAAGCTGCGCCACTTGCTGAAGCTGGCTATACAGTACACATCGGCGATTACTTAGATAAAGCATCTTTAAAAGCTGCCTTCACAGGTATTGACCGCTTATTACTGGTTTCATCAGCACCTGGCACTCGTCAAGAAGAACATCAAAATGCAATTGATGCAGCCAAAGAAGCTGGCGTTAGCTTTATCACCTATACAAGCTTTGCCAATGCAGACCAATCTTCTGCCGACCTAGCAACTGACCACCGTTATACCGAAAAAGCCATCAAAGCATCCGGCATTCCTTTTACAATTTTAAGAAATAACTGGTACTTGGAAAATGAACTACCGCTAGTAGGTGCAGCTTTAAACAGTGGCAAACTATTATACACCGCTGAAAATGATAAAGCTGGTTGGGCATTACGTCGCGAATATGCTGAAGCAGCTGCGATCGTTTTAGCTGGCGAAAAAACGTTCCCTGAAATCCTAGAACTATCTGGTAAACCAGTAGACTACGCAACTTTAACTAAAGCACTAGCAGAAGCAACAGGTAAAGAAATTGCCCCTCTCGAAACTAACGACGAAGCATTCGTTAAAAATCTAACTGACAATCAATTGCCAGAACCAGTAGCAGGCTTCTTCCTAGCGATCCAAAGAGACATCAAAAATGGTGTATTAGATGTACAATCAGATGACTTTGAAAAAGTATTAGGCAACCCCCTAACACCGCTTGTGGATGCCTTTAAAGAATTACTTCAATAA